gccctgcccagtgGAACCAGAGTGACCCTTGTGCAACACAAGCATCTTGGGCAGCTTTTCTGGGAGAAGTGACCTGGAGATGTGTGCATGCTTTGGGTACAGCACTCAGGGGCTTGGCACATCCCCAACCCCATCCTTGGGAGCCTGCCCTTCCCCAAGCCCATCAGCTGTGGTGCACAGCCCAGCACGGCCAATCCCAGAAggatgctgcagccagcagattTCCTGTGAGGGCTGACGGGGTGCAGGGTGATagctggagagctgtgctgtcCTACCTACACTGTAAACAAGGAGGGTGTGGGTGTTCCCAGTGTGCCTCGAGCTCGGGAAAGAGTGACCAGAGCTGTCCCCTTGTCCAGTTGGCAGAGTGACACAGAGGGGAGAGCCTGGGTGGACCTTGTCGTTCCTTGCTTTGGTAGAAAAGCATGGATGCTGCAGGATGTTTTGGGGACTCAGCAGCCCTTTCCAGACCCATTTGAGCCCTAGCAGGGGCTGAGAGGACAGGGAGCTCTTGGTGTGGGGTGGTGTGAGGGGTTAGGGAGTGTGCTGCAGGAGAAGTGGCAGGTCAGCGCTGATGCAGGCACCTTCATCTGTGGAGTGCTGAGggaacagagctgctctctggcaCAATATCTGCAGTGGTAGTGCAGGATCCAGGGATCAGAGCCTTCCAGATCCCGGCGGAACACAGCGCTTGCCTCTCCTCACCcaattctctctctccctgtcgCCAGCTAAAGCTCCAGGCCCGGCTGCGGGTGCGCCTGCCCACCATCCCCATCACCAAGCCACACACCATGAAGCCAGCACCGCGCCCGACTCCCGTCAGGTCCACGGTGTCTCCCATCGTGTCAGGCGCCCGGCGGAGGCGGGTGCGGTGCCGGAAATGCAAGGCCTGCATGCAGGGCGAGTGTGGCATGTGCCACTACTGCAGGGACATGAAAAAGTTCGGCGGGCCCGGCCGCATGAAGCAGTCCTGTGTCCTCCGGCAGTGCTTGGCGGTGAGTCCAAGTTGGATTCCTGGGGGATAGCTGGTTCCTTCTCCATGGTTCAGGTAGtagaaaaggagaggaggaaggctgTCCCACCATGCCCCAGTGTCagccctgctttcctttgtAGCCCAGGTTGCCTCACTCGGTCACGTGTGCACTTTGTGGGGAGGTGGATCAGAATGAGGACTCGCAGGACTTTGAGAAGAAGCTCATGGAGTGCTGTGTCTGCAACGAGATTGTTCACCCTGGCTGtctgcaggtgagcagggcaCATGCTGGACAAAggggggctctgctgtggggctgggctgctgctgaccCCCTCCTCTCATTGCAGATGGATGGGGAAGGGCTGCTCAATGATGAGCTCCCCAACTGCTGGGAGTGCCCCAAGTGCTACCAGGGTGACGACGCAGAGAAGGGCCAGGTAAGGAGCAAGGCAAGGATCTGTGTCCTCCAAAACTCCCACTGCATGCTGCAAGGGATGTGTTCAGCCAGCatgggctgggggagggctCAGTGAGAATGAGAATCATGGGGGTGCAGCACTTCCTGCTGCAATGTGATCCTGAGATATTCCACTGTAAGAGACGCTGGACTGTTTGGCAGAGTCGAAGGCACCCCCAACCTCAAAGGACACCCCTTTTGAGAAGGGATTAGGAAAATGCTTGTTGCTGGTGTGAGTGGACTCTGGTCCTTGTGGTACTTAGATGAGCTGTGGGGAAGAAATTACGTACTTGAGGGTGGTGAAACCCTGGCAGAGGTTGaccaaagaagctgtggataccccatccctggaagtgttcaaggccaggttggattgggcttggagcaatctgatctagtggaaggtgtccctatctaacctaaaccattctatgatttcaCTGGGCACTGCCAGTGCAGATTCTGCCAGCACCGTGGTGTTTCCctggggaagaagagaagggaaaagccTTCCCCAGGCCTCAGGCCTCATTCCCGCTAACCAGCCACCCCCGTTCCCCGCAGAAGCGGAAGGTGGAGGAGAGCGACGATGACATGGCACAAGCCAAGGTGCTACGGCCCCTGCGGAGCTGTGAGGAGCCCCTGACCCCCCCGCCCAACTCGCCCACCCCGATGCTGCAGCTGATCCACGACCCGGCGTCCCCCCGCGGGGTGGTGACACGCTCGTCCCCAGGGGCCGGGCCCAGCGAGCACCACAGCGCCAGCCGGGACGAGCGCTTCAAGCGCCGGCAGCTGCTGCGGCTCCAGGCCACGGAGAGAACCATGGTGCGGGAGAAGGAGAACAACCCTAGCGGCAAGAAAGAGCTGTCAGAGGTGGAGAAGGCCAAGCTGCACGGCTCCTACCTCACCGTGACGCTCCAGCGCCCCACCAAAGATGTCCACGGCACTTCGATTGTCCCCAAGCTCCAAGCCATCACGGCCTCCTCGGCCAACCTGCAGCACTCTCCGCGCGTGGTTGTGCGCCACGCGCCTGCCAGGATGCCCCTGCGGAGCGGGGGCGACGAGGAGGCGGCCGccgaggaagaggaggaggaagaggaggaggacgagAACGCGGAGGAGGGGGGGGCGGCCCGGCTGAATGGGCGCGGGGGCCGGACGCAGGAGGGCGAGGAGAGCTGCATCCAGCGCGAGGTCTGGATGTCCGTGTTCCGCTACCTCACCCGCAGGGAGCTGTGCGAGTGCATGCGGGTGTGCAAGACCTGGTACAAGTGGTGAGTGTGGGGACATGTTTTGGGGCTGGGGCTACATCTGTGGTGGACACCCAAAGGGACCAGGGGCAAGGATGTTGCCTCAGTGCCCTCCTGTCACTTCCCAGAACCAGGCAGTGTCATTaaggccagccctgctgtgtctgcagtgtGTGTACCCATTTCTGTTGTTCgcttctgccttccttctgtCCCCTCAGCTGTCCCCTGCCGTGTCCTTGTGAGGTGCCAGTGCCCTTCCCTCACCCATCATGCTGATATTGCTTGCCCTTCCTGGCCTCCCTTGCTGCCTCgcctcccagcaggcagggaaggcaggctGAGGCGGGATGGCTTTGCTGGCTGGAAATGCCTCGGGGGACAACAGGCCCAAAGAAGACAATGCTGGCACCAGGACAGCTGTGCATGGAGGGCTTGGGAGCAGACGGGAATGGAAACTGGGAGGTTTCTaacagctgagcagcagggattGCCTGCTTTGATCAGCAGCTGGTGGCAGTGGTGTGGTGGAGGAGTGTCCCCTCGCTTGCACCTTCAGGGACTCTGCTAAGCTGTCATCCGGTCCCAACTCTCCACAAACTCCCATGGGAGAGGAAGAGTTTGCTCCTGGCAAAGGagtgagctctgctggggctgtggggtgggacaCACAGTGTTTTGCCTGCTGGGAGTAAGGATCCTTAAGATCAGGAGAAACACCCAGATGGGGCAAGcaagcctgcagctgcagcttggaGTTTTATTTTGTGGCACTAAaaccctgctggggctgcactgggtGGCCCAACACCTTCAGCAGTCTCCCATGCTTGGGGAACCAGGAAGAACAACCTTGTTCTGTGGCTGGGCcgcaccagggctgggctccttCTGGAAGCCAGGCAACCTGCTGGCTGTCTATTATCCCATGGGACTCTTGGGACTCAACTTTCAGCtttgtccttgtccccaggtgCTGTGACAAGAGATTGTGGACAAAGATAGACTTGAGCAGGTGCAAGTCCATCACCCCGCAGGCGCTGAGCGGCATCATCAAAAGGCAGCCGGTCAGCCTTGACCTCAGCTGGACCAATATCTCAAAAAAACAGCTTACATGGCTTGTAAACAGGCTGCCAGGTGAgtctgggctggggaggggtcccttCCTCTGCCACCAGCCTGCTCCAAGGCTCTTTGAGGGCTCAGTCGTGGGGAAAGACACCCAGCAAGCCTGGGAACTCCTGGGTGCCTGGGTCCCATCACCCAGCAAGTGTCCcaccccaggcagggagaggaccTGTGTCTTCATGTGCCTGGAAAAAGATGGTGGAGCTCTGGGATGCCTGGGAGCCTACCAAACCTGTCTAACTTGTTACCTGCCTCCCTTCTGCCAGGCCTGAAAGACCTCATCCTAGCGGGCTGTTCCTGGTCTGCAGTCTGTGCCCTCAGTACCTCCAGCTGCCCCCTTCTCAGGACCCTCGATCTTCGGTGGGCAGTAGGAATCAAGGACCCTCAGATCCGGGACTTACTCACGCCTCCAACAGACAAACCCAGTAAGCTGATGCcgccctggggctgcctgggctggacaAGGCAAGGTCCCCAGGGCAGTCAGTCCACTCTGGTTCTCCCTCTGCCCACGCAGGTCAGGACAATCGCAGCAAACTCCGCAACATGATTGACTTCCGGCTCGCAGGGCTGGACATCACGGACGCCACGCTGCGCCTGATCATCCGCCATATGCCCCTGCTCTCCCGCCTCGACCTCAGCCACTGCAACCACCTCACGGACCAGTCGGCCAACCTCCTCACCGCCGTGGGATCCTCCACGCGCAACTCCCTCACCGAGCTCAACATGGCAGGTGCgtgccctgctccaggtgccccCTGGATTTCCCACTCCTCCTTCCggtgctggctgctggaggcaTCCCCCTTACgctccctctgctctctgcccacAGGCTGCAATAAGCTGACGGACCAGGCCTTGCTGTACCTGCGCCGCATCTCCAACGTCACCCTCATCGACCTGCGGGGTTGCAAACAGATCACCCGCAAAGCCTGTGAGCACTTCATCTCGGACCTGTCTATCAACAGCCTCTACTGCCTGTCCGATGAGAAGCTGATCCAAAAAATCAGCTAGAGACCCTCCCCGGGGCAGactgaagagaaggaaaagagccCATCCCGCCCCTCTTGGAGAGcccctcctccacctcccccCCTTGCCCTGCGTGTCCTGCCGCTGCCTCCCACCTGACTCGGCAGGCAGGGCCATCGCTGGCCTCACTCTActgtccttcctcctctccttccccgGGACTTCTGCCGAGGAAGATGTCCCGCCAGGCTGGCCAGTACCAGAGGAGGAACAGGCACATGGCAGGGAGCCTCGGCCTGGAGGCTGGCCGCTCCCGAGGCGGGGGCTGTAACAGAGGCCTCTGTGCAGAGAAATGGGGCACCCTCTCCCCCCagcttttcccctcttccccgTCCTCTCCTTGCCTTGAAACACTTGTCACTTCCCTGGTAGCACAAAGCTTGAGGGTCAAGGTCTCTCCGAGGaagtgggagcagagccagaacACCCCATCCCTTCTGTGCTGCCACCAGCTCGGCACTTCCCTGTGCTcttccccccttttcccttcccctcgactggctgcaggggctgatATCCATGGCCCTCCTCCCACACATCCAAGTGGTTCTTTaagcacccagggcaggagccctgtggctggggtgtcccaggagcaggggctgggggataACTCGTctgaggggatggagcaggggagagCCCACAGGTACaccagagctcagggaggacTCGGTAAGCATCAGCCAGGGGTGAGTGAgcgcggggtggggggggggtggggggggggaacgACAGGAGCTGCCTCCTCTTCTTGCCCAGCTCCCGGCACCATGAAGCACTCTGGGGCTGGTGGGGTGAGGGCTGCTCTGCGGCCTGGGACCGAACTGGCATCgtcctctcctttccccccccccacccccttttCGCTGCCGATTTTCCTTTGCAATGAATGGTTGGTCCAAAGAACCTCTCTCTAGGGCAGCAGAGAGCTttttgcactttaaaaaaaaaaaaacaacaaaaaaagacaaaaaaacaaaacaactaaaaaaaaaagccaaggaaaaaaaaaaagaaaggaaaaaaggttggaatcttctttttctgggtcactattttatttccctccctgtcctgcctgtgcctggaCGCTccccctctctgtccccctgGTGTCAGcaccctgctctctccctggcAGCATACTGATAGCACAATCCGGGGTGTTCCCTCCGTGCCACCACCGGTCCCCGGCCCCGCAGGGCTCCCGGGCGGCAGCccgcaccccc
This sequence is a window from Serinus canaria isolate serCan28SL12 chromosome 5, serCan2020, whole genome shotgun sequence. Protein-coding genes within it:
- the KDM2A gene encoding lysine-specific demethylase 2A, whose amino-acid sequence is MAAAAPVRGQRRRRDLEEEDDDSSPGVSFSLSSEESEMEPEEERIRYSQRLRGTMRRRYEDDGISDDEIEGKRTFDLEEKLSTNKFNSTFVVFMEGKDFTVEYIQRGGLRDPLIFRSSDGLGIKMPDPDFSVNDVRLCVGSRRIVDVMDVNTQRDIEMSMAQWARYYETPEEEREKLYNVISLEFSHTKLENLVQRPATVDLIDWVDNMWPRHLKESQTESTNAILEMQYPKVQKYCLMSVKGCYTDFHVDFGGTSVWYHIHRGGKIFWLIPPTPQNLELYENWLLSGKQGDIFLGDRVSECQRIELKQGYTFVIPSGWIHAVYTPMDTLVFGGNFLHSFNIPMQLRIYSIEDRTRVPNKFRYPFYYEMCWYVLERYVYCITSRSHLTKDFQKESLSMDMELSSSDSVNMEEEEEEEDDEDAAGKESRRPTTRRSILTSPIANGANVDYDELGKSCRSSLPGLKKTPSIDSSDSSRGSQNGQAWDPSGGSPCKSRKVHLTQFELEGLRCLVDKLESLPLHKKCVPTGIEDEDALIADVKLLLEEYANSDPKLALTGVPIVQWPKRDKLKLQARLRVRLPTIPITKPHTMKPAPRPTPVRSTVSPIVSGARRRRVRCRKCKACMQGECGMCHYCRDMKKFGGPGRMKQSCVLRQCLAPRLPHSVTCALCGEVDQNEDSQDFEKKLMECCVCNEIVHPGCLQMDGEGLLNDELPNCWECPKCYQGDDAEKGQKRKVEESDDDMAQAKVLRPLRSCEEPLTPPPNSPTPMLQLIHDPASPRGVVTRSSPGAGPSEHHSASRDERFKRRQLLRLQATERTMVREKENNPSGKKELSEVEKAKLHGSYLTVTLQRPTKDVHGTSIVPKLQAITASSANLQHSPRVVVRHAPARMPLRSGGDEEAAAEEEEEEEEEDENAEEGGAARLNGRGGRTQEGEESCIQREVWMSVFRYLTRRELCECMRVCKTWYKWCCDKRLWTKIDLSRCKSITPQALSGIIKRQPVSLDLSWTNISKKQLTWLVNRLPGLKDLILAGCSWSAVCALSTSSCPLLRTLDLRWAVGIKDPQIRDLLTPPTDKPSQDNRSKLRNMIDFRLAGLDITDATLRLIIRHMPLLSRLDLSHCNHLTDQSANLLTAVGSSTRNSLTELNMAGCNKLTDQALLYLRRISNVTLIDLRGCKQITRKACEHFISDLSINSLYCLSDEKLIQKIS